A single genomic interval of Mangifera indica cultivar Alphonso chromosome 5, CATAS_Mindica_2.1, whole genome shotgun sequence harbors:
- the LOC123217696 gene encoding 21 kDa protein-like, translated as MPSVDFIPSLSPGSQPLTNGSDFIRSSCKCTTYSDLCHASLKPYSRSVNGDLAKLSIVAIGVSLEKVKTMASYLANLSRDADHKYDPRMARSLQLCLDFIGGDDGAVDDIQKSLKQMRDLGAAGSSKERLRYLLFNVQNWITDASICHSGCADTFDDVPDGPLKEDVIARADYVRKFTAIALGLVECYSDKVTS; from the coding sequence ATGCCATCCGTTGATTTCATCCCCAGCCTCAGCCCCGGCTCCCAACCACTAACCAATGGTTCAGATTTCATCCGCTCCAGCTGCAAATGCACTACCTACTCCGACCTCTGCCACGCCTCCTTGAAACCCTACTCTAGATCCGTCAACGGGGACCTAGCAAAGCTGTCCATTGTCGCCATCGGCGTCAGCTTGGAGAAGGTCAAAACGATGGCTTCCTACTTGGCCAACCTCAGCCGCGATGCTGACCACAAGTACGATCCTAGAATGGCACGGTCTCTCCAACTCTGTCTCGATTTTATTGGTGGAGATGATGGCGCTGTGGACGATATCCAGAAATCGCTGAAACAGATGCGCGATCTGGGCGCGGCCGGGAGCTCCAAGGAAAGGCTCCGGTATTTGTTGTTTAATGTGCAGAATTGGATTACTGATGCGTCCATTTGTCATTCTGGTTGTGCTGACACCTTCGATGATGTGCCGGACGGGCCGCTGAAGGAGGATGTCATCGCTAGGGCTGACTATGTGAGAAAATTTACTGCCATTGCACTTGGCTTGGTTGAATGTTACAGTGACAAAGTAACAAGTTGA